Proteins from a genomic interval of Paenibacillus sp. FSL R5-0623:
- a CDS encoding alpha-L-fucosidase, with amino-acid sequence MNYELQPAEWIKSAAQVSPSERQLRWQEMEFYAFIHFTVNTFTDQEWGTGEEDPAIFNPSELSAAQWVQACKAAGMNGLILTCKHHDGFCLWPSQFTEHTVAASPWRNGAGDLVREVADACREGGLRFGVYLSPWDRHEASYGDSERYNEFFLQQLRELLTNYGDIFCVWFDGACGEGPNGKRQVYDWDAYYALIRELQPEAVISVCGPDVRWCGNEAGHTRESEWSVVPEHMQDNEKIQEQSQQVDDGEFARRINTQDSDLGSRKVIRSQGDPLIWYPAEVNTSIRPGWFYHASEDDQVKTLEELLAVYYGAVGGNATFLLNLPPDTRGLIHETDVKRLQELGDSLRTIFQENFALQALVKASETMDEQHAISEVLTEHRDTYWCPHEGTEQAWIELDLQEERSFDRVVLMEHIQTGQRIERFTLESLRADGGWEEFYKGTVVGYKRICCFPLVTSRKMRLSTHESRWCPTLSGLGIYLSERGGL; translated from the coding sequence ATGAATTATGAACTGCAACCAGCCGAATGGATTAAGTCCGCAGCACAGGTCAGCCCATCCGAACGCCAGCTGAGATGGCAGGAGATGGAGTTCTACGCGTTTATTCATTTTACGGTAAATACATTTACGGATCAGGAATGGGGCACTGGGGAGGAAGACCCGGCGATTTTCAATCCTTCTGAATTGAGCGCAGCGCAATGGGTGCAGGCGTGCAAGGCTGCGGGGATGAATGGGCTGATTTTGACGTGCAAGCATCATGATGGATTTTGTTTGTGGCCAAGTCAGTTTACAGAGCACACGGTTGCAGCCAGTCCGTGGAGGAACGGTGCGGGGGATTTGGTTCGGGAAGTCGCCGATGCCTGCCGTGAGGGTGGATTGAGGTTTGGCGTGTACCTGTCTCCTTGGGATCGTCATGAAGCCTCCTACGGAGATTCGGAGAGGTATAACGAGTTTTTCCTCCAACAGTTGCGCGAGCTGCTTACGAATTATGGCGACATCTTCTGTGTATGGTTTGATGGTGCATGTGGTGAGGGTCCAAATGGCAAAAGGCAGGTCTATGACTGGGACGCCTATTATGCGCTTATTCGTGAGCTCCAGCCCGAAGCTGTCATCTCGGTATGTGGTCCGGATGTTCGCTGGTGTGGCAATGAGGCGGGACACACACGGGAATCGGAATGGAGTGTTGTGCCAGAGCATATGCAGGATAACGAGAAGATTCAGGAGCAATCGCAACAGGTGGATGACGGCGAGTTTGCCAGAAGGATCAATACGCAGGACAGTGATTTGGGAAGCCGAAAGGTCATTCGTTCCCAAGGTGACCCACTGATCTGGTACCCTGCCGAGGTAAATACCTCAATTCGCCCAGGATGGTTCTATCATGCCAGTGAAGATGATCAGGTCAAAACACTGGAAGAACTGCTCGCCGTCTATTACGGTGCAGTAGGAGGCAACGCCACCTTTTTACTCAATCTGCCACCGGATACGCGTGGTCTCATTCACGAAACGGATGTCAAGCGACTACAGGAATTGGGAGATTCGCTGCGCACCATTTTTCAGGAAAATTTCGCCTTGCAGGCGCTGGTAAAAGCATCGGAGACGATGGATGAACAACATGCCATATCGGAAGTGCTGACGGAACACAGGGATACGTATTGGTGTCCTCACGAAGGAACGGAGCAGGCTTGGATCGAGCTTGATTTGCAGGAAGAACGATCGTTTGACCGGGTGGTGCTGATGGAACATATCCAGACAGGCCAACGGATTGAGCGATTTACACTGGAGTCACTGAGGGCAGATGGTGGTTGGGAAGAGTTCTACAAGGGGACGGTGGTGGGATATAAACGAATTTGCTGTTTCCCACTGGTCACATCGAGAAAGATGCGTTTAAGCACTCATGAATCCAGATGGTGCCCTACGTTGTCCGGGTTAGGTATATATCTGAGCGAGCGGGGAGGGTTATAA